In one window of Corallococcus macrosporus DNA:
- a CDS encoding LysR substrate-binding domain-containing protein, whose amino-acid sequence MELRHLRYFSAVADALHFGRAARRLHVSQPTLSHQIHQLEEEVGTPLFERARSGVRLTQAGELFRTYASRALEDVNAGLSAVGALRGLATGALRVGYPPSMRGLVVPALAAVLRRHPGLALSAQEAVVRKLERQLADGKLDVGLGYAPARLADLDAEPVFDSRLTLVVARGHALAGVESVGMKLLTEEPFALLSRGLRVRARVDAHFAAMRFAPRIALESNAVATVLAIVRAGLAVTVLPEPRLADAERLVVKRLSPAPRSELAALLWRKGAPRTPAAELFAAEVRARAKEDGG is encoded by the coding sequence ATGGAGCTCCGACACCTCCGCTACTTCTCCGCCGTCGCCGACGCGCTGCACTTCGGACGCGCCGCGCGGCGGCTGCACGTCTCCCAGCCCACGCTGTCGCACCAGATCCACCAGTTGGAGGAAGAGGTCGGCACACCGCTCTTCGAGAGGGCTCGCTCGGGGGTGCGGCTGACACAGGCCGGGGAGCTGTTCCGCACCTACGCGTCGCGCGCGCTGGAGGACGTGAACGCGGGCCTGTCCGCGGTGGGGGCGCTGCGGGGGCTGGCCACCGGGGCCCTCCGCGTGGGCTATCCGCCGAGCATGCGCGGCCTCGTGGTGCCGGCGCTGGCGGCGGTGCTCCGCAGGCACCCCGGGCTGGCGCTGAGCGCGCAGGAGGCCGTGGTCCGGAAGCTGGAGCGGCAACTGGCGGACGGCAAGCTGGACGTGGGACTGGGCTATGCCCCCGCGCGCCTGGCGGACCTGGACGCGGAGCCCGTCTTCGACAGCCGGCTCACGCTCGTCGTCGCACGCGGACATGCGCTGGCGGGTGTGGAGTCCGTGGGGATGAAGCTGCTCACGGAGGAGCCCTTCGCGCTCCTGTCACGCGGCCTGCGCGTGCGCGCCCGGGTGGACGCGCACTTCGCGGCCATGCGGTTCGCGCCCCGGATCGCGCTCGAGTCCAACGCGGTGGCCACCGTGCTGGCCATCGTCCGCGCGGGACTCGCGGTCACGGTGCTTCCCGAGCCACGGCTCGCGGACGCCGAGCGGCTGGTGGTGAAGCGGCTGTCTCCCGCACCCCGCTCGGAGCTGGCGGCGCTCCTCTGGCGCAAGGGGGCGCCGCGCACACCCGCCGCGGAGCTGTTCGCGGCGGAGGTCCGGGCGCGGGCAAAGGAAGACGGAGGGTAG
- a CDS encoding acetolactate synthase large subunit: MKASDLFVKALEAEGVRCIYGLPGEENLDLLESMRAAGMRLVVTRHEQAAGFMAATQGRLTGRAGVCLATLGPGATNLVTAAAYAQLGAMPMVMLTGQKPIKASKQGHFQIVDVVGMMRPLTKSTRTLVSAEHVPSAVREAFRRAEEERPGATHLELPEDVARESTEAAPLSPGVPRRPVADEGAIAQAVEALASARRPMLMIGAGANRKLTSEMLRAFVDRVGLPFFSTQMGKGVVDETHPLWMGTAALSDGDFVHRAIEASDCILNVGHDVIEKPPFVMRDGRRTVIHLNFSSAEVDPVYFPQVQVTGDLANAVWRIAEGVGPRSHWDFTPFERSRAGLDAQFVSGAGDDRFPIYPARLVAEVRRAMPDDGVVCLDNGMYKLWFARYYRCRRPNTLLLDNALATMGAGLPSAIAAKLVHPRRKVLAVCGDGGFMMNSQELETAVRLKLDLTVVVVRDDAYGMIRWKQEEQGLPDFGMTLGNPDFVRYAEAYGARGHRPASATEFGATLTRCLESGGVHVIDLPIDYTDTAQALGAGTLVET, from the coding sequence ATGAAGGCATCGGATCTGTTCGTGAAGGCGCTGGAAGCCGAGGGCGTCCGCTGTATCTACGGACTTCCCGGCGAGGAGAACCTGGACCTGCTGGAGTCCATGCGCGCCGCGGGCATGCGCCTGGTCGTCACGCGCCACGAGCAGGCGGCGGGGTTCATGGCCGCGACGCAAGGCCGGCTCACCGGACGCGCGGGCGTGTGCCTGGCGACGCTGGGACCGGGAGCCACCAACCTGGTCACCGCCGCCGCGTACGCGCAGCTCGGCGCCATGCCCATGGTGATGCTCACCGGCCAGAAGCCCATCAAGGCGAGCAAGCAGGGGCACTTCCAGATCGTCGACGTCGTCGGGATGATGCGGCCGCTCACCAAGTCCACGCGCACGCTCGTCTCCGCGGAGCACGTCCCCTCGGCGGTGCGTGAGGCCTTCCGCCGCGCGGAGGAGGAGCGCCCCGGCGCCACCCACCTGGAGCTGCCCGAGGACGTGGCGCGCGAGTCCACCGAGGCCGCGCCCCTGTCGCCGGGCGTGCCGCGAAGGCCCGTGGCGGACGAGGGGGCCATCGCGCAGGCGGTGGAGGCGCTGGCCTCGGCCCGCCGTCCGATGTTGATGATTGGCGCGGGGGCCAACCGCAAGCTGACGTCCGAGATGCTCCGCGCGTTCGTGGACCGCGTGGGCCTGCCCTTCTTCAGCACGCAGATGGGCAAGGGCGTGGTGGATGAGACGCACCCGCTGTGGATGGGGACCGCGGCGCTGTCGGACGGCGACTTCGTCCACCGCGCCATCGAGGCCTCGGACTGCATCCTCAACGTGGGCCATGACGTCATCGAGAAGCCCCCGTTCGTCATGCGCGACGGCCGCCGCACGGTCATCCACCTGAACTTCTCCTCGGCGGAGGTCGACCCCGTGTACTTCCCGCAGGTGCAGGTGACGGGGGACCTGGCCAATGCCGTGTGGCGCATCGCGGAAGGGGTCGGCCCGCGCTCGCACTGGGACTTCACGCCCTTCGAGCGTTCACGGGCGGGGCTCGACGCGCAGTTCGTGAGCGGCGCGGGGGATGACCGCTTCCCCATCTATCCCGCGCGGCTGGTCGCGGAGGTGCGCCGCGCCATGCCGGACGACGGTGTCGTGTGCCTGGACAACGGCATGTACAAGCTGTGGTTCGCCCGCTACTACCGCTGCCGCCGGCCCAACACGCTCCTGCTCGACAACGCGCTCGCGACGATGGGCGCGGGCCTGCCGTCCGCCATCGCCGCGAAGCTCGTCCACCCCCGGCGCAAGGTGCTGGCCGTCTGCGGTGACGGTGGGTTCATGATGAACTCGCAGGAGCTGGAGACAGCGGTTCGCCTGAAGCTCGACCTGACCGTGGTCGTGGTGCGCGACGACGCCTACGGGATGATCCGCTGGAAGCAGGAGGAGCAGGGCCTGCCGGACTTCGGGATGACGTTGGGCAACCCGGACTTCGTCCGCTACGCGGAAGCCTACGGCGCCCGGGGACACCGCCCGGCGAGCGCCACCGAGTTCGGCGCCACGCTCACCCGCTGCCTGGAGTCGGGCGGCGTGCACGTCATCGACCTGCCCATTGATTACACAGACACCGCGCAGGCGCTCGGTGCCGGCACGCTGGTGGAGACGTGA
- a CDS encoding aldehyde dehydrogenase family protein encodes MLAERYPYYVANRPRQPNAELPVTDKYSGEVVTRVAVADAAAVEEAIAAAVRATEPMRKLAPYARQQVLEHCVRRFQERAEEFALALCIEAGKPLRDARAEVTRLIETFKAAAEEAVRGGGEVLNLEVSQRTAGYRGFTQRVPVGPCSFITPFNFPLNLVAHKVAPAIAAGCPFVLKPSDRTPVSALLMAEVLAETALPEGAFSVLPTRLEDVGPFIEDDRLKLLSFTGSEKVGWDLKARAGRKKVVLELGGNAACVVDADQAERLDFVADRIAQGAFFQAGQSCISVQRVLVHESLFDGLRERLVTRAKALRAGNPRDESTTLGPLIDEPAARRLEGWIQEAVARGARVLTGGGRRGALLEATVLEGVPEDASLCAEEAFGPVVLLQPFRDFEEALRRVNASRYGLQAGLFTQDLSRAMRAWDELEVGGVVVGDVPSFRVDTMPYGGVKGSGLGREGVKYAIEDMTELRLLVLRQG; translated from the coding sequence ATGCTGGCTGAGCGCTACCCGTACTACGTGGCCAACCGCCCGAGGCAGCCCAACGCGGAGCTGCCCGTCACCGACAAGTATTCCGGAGAGGTCGTCACGCGGGTGGCCGTTGCCGACGCGGCGGCCGTGGAGGAGGCCATCGCCGCGGCGGTGCGCGCGACGGAGCCCATGCGCAAGCTGGCGCCGTATGCCCGGCAGCAGGTGCTGGAGCACTGCGTGCGGCGCTTCCAGGAGCGCGCGGAGGAGTTCGCGCTCGCCCTCTGCATCGAAGCCGGCAAGCCGCTGCGCGACGCGCGGGCGGAGGTCACAAGGCTCATCGAGACCTTCAAGGCAGCCGCGGAGGAGGCGGTGCGCGGAGGCGGCGAGGTCCTCAACCTGGAGGTGTCGCAGCGCACGGCGGGCTACCGGGGCTTCACGCAGCGCGTGCCGGTGGGACCGTGCTCGTTCATCACACCGTTCAACTTCCCGCTCAACCTGGTGGCGCACAAGGTGGCGCCCGCCATCGCCGCGGGCTGCCCCTTCGTGCTCAAGCCGTCGGACCGCACGCCGGTGAGCGCGCTGCTCATGGCGGAGGTGCTCGCGGAGACGGCCTTGCCGGAAGGCGCCTTCTCGGTGCTGCCCACGCGCCTGGAGGACGTAGGCCCCTTCATCGAGGACGACCGGTTGAAGCTGTTGTCGTTCACCGGCTCGGAGAAGGTGGGGTGGGATTTGAAGGCCCGCGCCGGCCGCAAGAAGGTGGTGCTGGAGCTGGGGGGCAACGCGGCCTGCGTGGTGGACGCGGACCAGGCAGAGCGCCTGGACTTCGTCGCGGACCGCATCGCCCAGGGCGCGTTCTTCCAGGCGGGGCAGAGCTGCATCTCGGTGCAGCGGGTCCTCGTGCACGAGTCGCTGTTCGACGGCCTGCGGGAGCGGCTTGTGACGAGGGCGAAGGCCCTGCGAGCGGGCAACCCCCGGGATGAATCCACGACGCTAGGGCCGCTCATCGACGAGCCCGCGGCGCGGCGGCTGGAGGGCTGGATTCAAGAGGCCGTGGCGCGAGGAGCCCGGGTGCTGACCGGAGGAGGGAGGCGCGGCGCGCTGCTGGAGGCCACGGTGCTGGAGGGCGTCCCCGAGGACGCGTCGCTGTGCGCGGAGGAGGCCTTCGGCCCCGTGGTGCTGCTCCAGCCGTTCCGTGACTTCGAAGAAGCGCTGCGCAGGGTGAATGCCAGCCGTTACGGCCTCCAGGCCGGCCTCTTCACGCAGGACCTGTCCCGCGCGATGCGGGCCTGGGACGAGCTGGAGGTGGGCGGAGTCGTCGTCGGTGACGTGCCGAGCTTCCGTGTCGACACGATGCCCTACGGCGGCGTGAAGGGCTCCGGGCTGGGCCGCGAGGGCGTGAAGTATGCCATTGAGGACATGACGGAGCTGCGGCTGCTGGTGCTGCGTCAGGGGTGA
- a CDS encoding bile acid:sodium symporter family protein, whose translation MQSSAITEVFLPIALGVIMLGLGLSLTLGDFRRVALFPRAALVGLGCQTLLMPGVCYAIASGFGLPPQLAVGLMLLSATPGGATANLFSHLAKGDVALNVSLTAVNSVLSLFTLPLIVNFSLAHFMGEERAIPLQFAKIVQVFGIVLVPISLGMWVRAKRSALADSLDRPVRIISALFLVLVVLAATLKERDQLVTYFQSVGLAALAFNLSSMAVGFVVPVLLRVERKQAVAIAMEVGIHNGTLAIAIASSPRLLNDGVMAIPAAIYSVIMFFTAGVFGALVARNAGQSAVVGSKA comes from the coding sequence ATGCAGAGCAGCGCCATCACCGAGGTGTTCCTGCCCATCGCCCTGGGGGTGATCATGCTTGGCCTCGGGCTGAGCCTCACCCTCGGGGACTTCCGCCGCGTGGCGTTGTTTCCGCGCGCGGCGCTGGTGGGCCTGGGCTGTCAAACGCTGCTCATGCCTGGCGTCTGTTACGCCATCGCGAGCGGCTTCGGGCTGCCTCCGCAGCTCGCCGTGGGCTTGATGCTGCTCTCCGCCACGCCGGGCGGCGCGACCGCGAACCTCTTCAGCCACCTGGCCAAGGGCGATGTCGCGCTGAACGTCAGCCTGACGGCGGTCAACAGCGTGCTGTCGCTGTTCACGCTGCCGCTCATCGTGAACTTCTCCCTGGCGCACTTCATGGGGGAGGAGCGCGCCATCCCGTTGCAGTTCGCGAAGATCGTCCAGGTCTTCGGCATCGTCCTGGTGCCCATCTCGCTGGGGATGTGGGTGCGCGCGAAGCGGTCCGCGCTCGCGGACAGCCTGGACCGGCCCGTGCGAATCATCTCGGCGTTGTTCCTGGTGCTCGTGGTGCTCGCGGCGACGCTCAAGGAGCGGGACCAGTTGGTCACGTACTTCCAGAGCGTGGGGCTCGCGGCGCTGGCCTTCAACCTGTCCAGCATGGCGGTGGGCTTCGTGGTGCCGGTCCTGCTGCGTGTGGAGCGCAAGCAGGCGGTGGCGATCGCGATGGAGGTGGGCATCCACAACGGCACGCTCGCCATCGCCATCGCCTCCAGTCCCCGGCTGCTCAATGACGGCGTGATGGCCATCCCCGCGGCCATCTACAGCGTCATCATGTTCTTCACCGCCGGAGTCTTCGGCGCCCTGGTTGCCAGGAACGCTGGTCAAAGCGCGGTTGTCGGTAGCAAAGCTTGA
- a CDS encoding S8 family peptidase has protein sequence MAPSEQFESAKLRTIDVLLNEGFGAADLEKAVAASFGAAPWSVRPVPYEPTGRQFDLLPPGPVEPASAWELARHLQADPCVKDADPAFEAVYAEPGAARGAPPVEGPTVPVEARKRLGPESFNENDCDWSVRFVKADEAWRLSGATTQGEGILIGHPDSGYLRHPELGSNFRPELGWDFIDGDSTTENAGGGHGLSTASIISSPPGDASGEEGARLFVDGIAPKAETIPLRVAKPTLFVPAPVLFNVGVERLRDAIWFAIGRRFHVISISLGWLPNAGLHRAIQAAVGENIIVIAAAGNYTGPIVVWPGAYDEVVTMAACNASSEPWAHSAWGRAVDATGPGENVWTAQPGDQVAQSSGTSHATATVAGIAALWLSHHGRDRLLSLYQGGPTLAQVFRHVLRATCERWAQSEAAWGAGLVNAKTCLECPLPDGAAVEPLGTRARSKGDLDTVTGAFSGLPEADVLRRLATTLGVDEQKAARLDTAYGRELRFWALSHAPFRRALREDVSGGRAALGTAAQIPLPPFSPSLLAAIR, from the coding sequence ATGGCACCGTCCGAGCAGTTCGAGTCCGCGAAGCTCCGCACCATCGACGTCCTCCTCAATGAGGGCTTTGGCGCAGCCGACCTGGAGAAGGCCGTGGCCGCGAGCTTCGGGGCGGCACCGTGGAGCGTCCGCCCGGTGCCTTACGAGCCCACCGGACGCCAGTTCGACCTCCTCCCGCCAGGCCCTGTCGAGCCGGCGAGCGCGTGGGAGCTGGCACGCCACCTCCAGGCGGACCCCTGCGTGAAGGATGCGGACCCGGCCTTCGAGGCTGTCTACGCGGAACCGGGTGCGGCCCGGGGGGCTCCGCCCGTGGAAGGCCCGACGGTCCCGGTCGAGGCAAGGAAGAGGCTGGGGCCTGAGTCATTCAACGAGAACGACTGTGATTGGAGCGTGCGCTTCGTGAAGGCGGACGAGGCGTGGAGGCTGTCCGGCGCCACGACCCAGGGCGAGGGCATCCTCATCGGCCATCCGGACAGCGGCTATCTGCGCCACCCCGAGCTGGGGTCGAACTTCAGGCCGGAACTGGGCTGGGACTTCATCGACGGTGACTCGACGACGGAGAACGCGGGCGGAGGCCACGGGTTGAGCACCGCGAGCATCATCTCGAGCCCTCCCGGTGACGCCTCGGGAGAGGAAGGGGCGCGGTTGTTCGTGGATGGCATCGCGCCGAAAGCCGAGACCATCCCGCTGCGCGTCGCGAAGCCCACGCTCTTCGTCCCCGCGCCCGTGCTGTTCAATGTGGGCGTGGAGCGGCTGCGCGACGCCATCTGGTTCGCCATCGGCCGGAGGTTCCACGTCATCAGCATCAGCCTCGGATGGCTGCCCAACGCGGGGCTGCACCGGGCCATCCAGGCGGCGGTGGGCGAGAACATCATCGTCATCGCCGCCGCGGGGAACTACACGGGCCCCATCGTCGTCTGGCCCGGCGCGTACGACGAGGTCGTCACGATGGCCGCGTGCAACGCGAGCTCGGAGCCCTGGGCACACTCCGCCTGGGGCAGGGCGGTTGACGCCACCGGCCCGGGCGAGAACGTCTGGACGGCGCAGCCCGGCGACCAGGTCGCGCAGAGCAGCGGCACCTCGCATGCGACGGCCACCGTCGCGGGGATCGCCGCGCTCTGGCTGTCGCACCACGGCCGTGACCGGTTGCTCTCGCTGTACCAGGGCGGGCCCACGCTCGCGCAGGTCTTCCGCCATGTGCTCCGCGCGACCTGTGAGCGCTGGGCCCAGAGCGAGGCCGCCTGGGGCGCCGGGCTCGTCAACGCGAAGACGTGCCTGGAGTGCCCGCTGCCGGACGGGGCGGCCGTGGAGCCGCTCGGGACGAGGGCGAGGTCCAAGGGCGACCTGGACACCGTGACAGGCGCTTTCAGCGGCCTCCCGGAGGCCGACGTCCTGAGAAGGCTTGCGACCACGCTCGGTGTCGACGAACAGAAGGCGGCGCGGCTCGACACGGCATATGGGCGCGAGCTGAGGTTCTGGGCACTCAGCCACGCCCCCTTCCGTCGCGCGCTGCGGGAAGACGTCAGCGGGGGCCGTGCCGCGCTCGGGACAGCGGCTCAGATTCCTCTGCCGCCATTCTCACCGAGCCTGCTGGCGGCGATCCGCTGA
- a CDS encoding sensor histidine kinase: protein MARRETWQWCVAATAYWTLAGLAASSEAHAIGGMGWGHALLTSMVAHLLWVPLTLAILGFALRFPLERRHVASRIALHVAGALVVSVLRAAMIFSLDPWVGWYAQRPAFLDVLTHALLSNPFVYLTVLGVAHAVYYADQLRLRETQLARAQLHALKAQLHPHFLFNTLNTISALVHRDPHGSERMIARLSDLLRGTLDAAGTEEVPLQEELRSLQPYLDIQGVRFADRLTVKQDIATDALTARVPHLVLQPLVENAIQHGIAPGSEPGTVTLVARREGPELHLEVRDDGVGLKEHPAEVSRGTGGGLGLRITRERLAQHYGGAHRLELKDAVGGGTTVALAIPFRTEPTP from the coding sequence ATGGCACGTCGCGAAACCTGGCAGTGGTGCGTGGCCGCAACCGCCTACTGGACGCTGGCCGGCCTTGCGGCCTCGAGCGAGGCCCACGCCATTGGCGGGATGGGCTGGGGGCACGCGCTGCTCACCTCCATGGTGGCGCACCTCCTCTGGGTGCCGCTCACCCTCGCCATCCTTGGCTTCGCGCTGCGCTTCCCGCTGGAGCGGCGGCACGTGGCCTCGCGCATCGCGCTCCACGTGGCGGGCGCGCTCGTCGTCTCGGTCCTCCGCGCGGCGATGATCTTCTCCCTGGACCCGTGGGTCGGCTGGTACGCGCAGCGTCCCGCCTTCCTGGACGTGCTCACCCACGCGCTGCTCTCCAACCCGTTCGTCTATCTCACCGTGCTGGGTGTGGCGCACGCCGTCTACTACGCGGACCAACTGCGGCTGAGGGAGACCCAGCTGGCCCGCGCGCAACTGCACGCGCTCAAGGCCCAACTCCACCCGCACTTCCTCTTCAACACGCTGAACACCATCTCCGCGCTCGTGCATCGCGACCCGCACGGGAGCGAGCGGATGATCGCGCGGCTGAGCGACCTGCTCCGCGGCACGCTCGATGCCGCGGGCACGGAGGAGGTGCCGCTCCAGGAGGAGCTGCGCTCGCTGCAGCCATACCTGGACATCCAGGGGGTGCGCTTCGCGGACCGGCTCACGGTGAAGCAGGACATCGCGACGGACGCGCTCACGGCCCGCGTCCCCCACCTGGTGCTCCAACCGCTCGTGGAGAACGCCATCCAGCATGGCATCGCGCCGGGCTCCGAGCCGGGGACGGTGACGCTGGTCGCGCGGCGTGAGGGCCCCGAGCTGCACCTGGAGGTCCGCGATGACGGTGTCGGCCTCAAGGAGCACCCGGCGGAAGTCTCCCGGGGCACGGGAGGGGGCCTCGGGCTGCGCATCACCCGCGAGCGCCTGGCGCAGCACTATGGCGGGGCCCACCGGCTGGAGCTGAAGGACGCCGTGGGCGGTGGCACCACGGTGGCCCTGGCCATCCCCTTCCGCACGGAGCCCACGCCATGA
- a CDS encoding LytR/AlgR family response regulator transcription factor encodes MSTPMRVLIVDDEPLARQRLKDLLAEAPDMQLVGECRNGHEAIAAIGSERPDLVLLDVEMPGPDGFGVLRALAPEPAPSVIFVTAHRDFAVQAFEANALDYLLKPFDRERFRSSLERARNKRRTEPASLDAALLARLESLAARPSAEPTRYVTRLVARVGWRMRFLPVEDIDYLTAEGNYVAVHVGKQSHLTRETMAALEEKLDPRQFLRAHRSFIVRLDRIEEVEPLPPGEYVFVLKDGTRLTTGRSYRAQVQRALELPSTVRP; translated from the coding sequence ATGAGCACCCCCATGCGCGTGCTCATCGTCGACGACGAGCCGCTCGCCCGTCAGCGCCTGAAGGACCTGCTGGCCGAAGCGCCCGACATGCAACTGGTGGGGGAGTGCCGCAACGGTCATGAGGCCATCGCGGCCATCGGCTCAGAACGCCCAGACCTCGTCCTGCTGGACGTGGAGATGCCAGGGCCGGACGGTTTCGGCGTCCTCCGGGCGCTCGCTCCCGAACCCGCGCCGTCGGTCATCTTCGTCACGGCCCACCGTGACTTCGCGGTGCAAGCGTTCGAGGCCAACGCGCTCGACTACCTGCTCAAGCCCTTCGACCGGGAGCGCTTCCGCTCCAGCCTGGAGCGCGCGAGGAACAAGCGGCGGACCGAGCCGGCTTCCCTGGACGCGGCGCTGCTCGCGCGGCTCGAATCGCTCGCCGCCCGTCCGTCCGCCGAGCCCACGCGCTACGTGACGCGGCTCGTGGCCCGCGTGGGCTGGCGCATGCGCTTCCTGCCGGTGGAGGACATCGACTACCTGACGGCGGAGGGGAACTACGTCGCCGTGCACGTGGGGAAGCAGTCGCACCTCACGCGCGAGACGATGGCGGCGCTGGAGGAGAAGCTCGACCCCCGGCAGTTCCTGCGCGCGCACCGCTCGTTCATCGTGCGGCTGGACCGCATCGAGGAGGTGGAGCCGCTTCCCCCCGGCGAGTACGTGTTCGTCCTGAAGGACGGCACCCGGCTGACCACGGGCCGCAGCTACCGCGCGCAGGTGCAGCGTGCGCTGGAGCTGCCCTCCACCGTTCGTCCCTGA
- a CDS encoding PD40 domain-containing protein — MHRFARQWSMNLLLAVSAVTTAGTAGAQELAPESASWGQPRCEPGGSLFAPGEISLEERSEYRLAISADGKTAYYHVDSDTPPYQAIYVTQLRNGHWGPGEVVSFSGTYKDSDPFLSPDGQSLFYSSTRPVNGGAEKPDTDLWVVHRTRNGWGTPEHLGPLVNSNREELYPSVTRDGTVYFASGTFETDFEMYRVRRQGNHYTAPENLGPAVNTTDSWEYNPWVSPDGRILVFASLNRPGGYGLGDLYVSFNVAGTWTPAVNMGPEVNTEKDEFHPFVSRDLTHLYFVRQTWDPFVPSDFYTLDTRCLWR, encoded by the coding sequence ATGCACCGTTTCGCCAGGCAGTGGTCGATGAACCTCCTCCTCGCCGTCTCAGCCGTGACGACGGCCGGCACCGCTGGGGCGCAGGAGCTCGCGCCGGAGTCCGCGTCCTGGGGACAGCCCCGGTGCGAGCCGGGAGGCAGCCTCTTCGCGCCCGGGGAGATCTCCTTGGAGGAGCGCTCGGAGTACCGGCTCGCGATCTCCGCGGACGGGAAGACGGCGTACTACCACGTGGACTCGGACACGCCGCCGTACCAGGCCATCTACGTGACGCAGCTGAGGAACGGCCACTGGGGCCCCGGCGAGGTGGTGTCGTTCTCGGGGACGTACAAGGACTCGGATCCGTTCCTCTCCCCGGATGGGCAGTCCCTCTTCTACTCCTCCACCCGCCCGGTGAACGGCGGCGCCGAGAAGCCAGACACCGACCTCTGGGTCGTGCACCGCACGCGCAACGGCTGGGGAACGCCCGAGCACCTGGGCCCGCTCGTGAACTCGAACAGGGAAGAGCTGTACCCCAGCGTGACGCGCGACGGGACGGTCTACTTCGCGAGCGGCACGTTCGAGACGGACTTCGAGATGTACCGCGTGCGGCGTCAGGGCAATCACTACACCGCGCCGGAGAACCTGGGCCCCGCGGTGAACACCACTGACTCCTGGGAGTACAACCCGTGGGTGTCTCCGGATGGGCGCATCCTCGTCTTCGCCTCGCTGAACCGCCCCGGGGGCTACGGCTTGGGAGACCTGTACGTGAGCTTCAACGTCGCGGGCACCTGGACCCCGGCTGTGAACATGGGGCCCGAGGTGAACACGGAGAAGGACGAGTTCCACCCCTTCGTGAGCCGCGACCTGACACACCTCTACTTCGTGCGCCAGACGTGGGATCCCTTCGTGCCCTCGGACTTCTACACCCTGGACACGCGCTGCCTCTGGCGCTGA
- a CDS encoding PPC domain-containing protein produces the protein MHLPRAVSAVALVSLFGIGCGEPLPGAEGKATPQVAPEVLSQSSALSTTIYNGYPVTVSGGLGSVQTFHLVNPAPAAKLSVTLRGSSGDADLYVKRYAEPTFFDYDCLSDSVGSTENCVYTTGVEDDQSYYVLVYGYEPFSNVTLLAYYSNPLALATPVTTSINQLSRKVYEVDVPAGKKRLQVTATQSFNQSGQFKLYVRQGSAPEVPNAVDCTTDSTTLPAVCALVDPVAGKAYVMVEGVSNTASLNLRVDVLTK, from the coding sequence ATGCACCTTCCCCGCGCGGTCTCTGCAGTGGCGTTGGTCTCGCTGTTTGGCATTGGTTGCGGTGAGCCCCTTCCGGGCGCCGAAGGCAAGGCGACGCCGCAAGTGGCCCCGGAGGTGCTGTCGCAGTCGAGCGCCCTCAGCACGACGATCTACAACGGCTACCCGGTCACGGTGTCGGGCGGGCTGGGCTCGGTGCAGACCTTCCATCTGGTGAACCCGGCGCCCGCGGCGAAGCTGAGTGTCACGCTGCGCGGGAGCAGTGGTGACGCGGACCTCTACGTGAAGCGGTACGCCGAGCCCACGTTCTTCGATTACGACTGTCTGAGCGACTCGGTGGGCAGCACGGAGAATTGCGTCTACACCACCGGCGTCGAGGACGATCAGTCGTATTACGTCCTCGTCTATGGCTACGAGCCGTTCTCCAACGTCACGCTGCTCGCGTACTACAGCAACCCCCTGGCGCTCGCGACGCCGGTGACGACGAGCATCAACCAACTGTCGCGCAAGGTCTATGAGGTCGATGTGCCGGCGGGCAAGAAGCGGCTCCAGGTCACGGCCACGCAGTCGTTCAATCAGAGCGGCCAATTCAAGCTCTACGTGCGCCAGGGAAGCGCGCCCGAGGTGCCGAACGCCGTGGACTGCACCACGGACAGCACCACGCTGCCCGCGGTCTGCGCCCTCGTTGACCCCGTGGCGGGCAAGGCCTACGTGATGGTCGAGGGCGTCAGCAACACCGCCTCCCTCAACCTCCGTGTGGACGTGCTCACGAAGTAG